One part of the Thermanaeromonas sp. C210 genome encodes these proteins:
- a CDS encoding transposase, whose translation MAIIPQQRLFGWREIENLGELERLRLVLEYMPDEELMVELEKERANGRDDYPIRAVWNSVLAGIVYQHPSIESLRRELWRNAQLRELCGFDLTKGEKAVPPSWVYSRFLGKLLKKEEKVEEIFYRLVEELREELPGFGEVAAIDGKALASLSRGRKKEKVGELRPDGRREQDADWGCKVYRGKREDGSQWEKVVKWFGFRLHLIVDALYELPLGFKVTKASASEVKEAPKLLERVKEKAPGTFERIKYLTADKAYDSTELIIELWEEYQIKPVIDIRNQWKDGEETKLIAGQESVVYDYKGKVYCYCPETGIKREMAYGGFEKDRETLKYRCPARHYGLRCKGIDKCPVKSSIRIPLKEDRRVFTPLARSSYRWEELYKKRTAVERVNSRLDQSFGFEQHFIRGLKKMSLTCALALAVMLAMALGRIREKKGENLRSLVKAA comes from the coding sequence ATGGCTATTATACCACAACAGAGGCTTTTTGGGTGGAGGGAAATCGAAAATTTAGGGGAGCTCGAACGACTTAGGCTAGTACTTGAATACATGCCGGACGAAGAATTGATGGTGGAACTGGAGAAGGAACGGGCGAATGGGCGGGATGACTATCCCATAAGGGCCGTATGGAACTCTGTACTGGCAGGGATAGTATACCAACATCCTTCGATAGAAAGTTTAAGGCGGGAACTTTGGCGTAATGCCCAATTACGAGAGCTATGCGGATTTGACCTAACGAAGGGAGAAAAAGCCGTACCGCCGTCATGGGTATACAGCCGGTTTTTGGGGAAACTGCTTAAGAAAGAAGAGAAGGTCGAAGAAATATTTTACCGGCTGGTAGAGGAGCTAAGGGAGGAACTACCGGGTTTTGGAGAAGTAGCGGCCATAGACGGCAAAGCCTTGGCGAGCTTAAGTCGTGGGAGGAAGAAGGAAAAAGTGGGGGAGCTTAGACCTGACGGTCGGCGGGAACAAGATGCAGACTGGGGGTGTAAGGTTTACCGGGGTAAGAGGGAAGACGGCAGCCAGTGGGAAAAAGTAGTGAAATGGTTTGGATTTCGGCTGCACCTAATAGTAGATGCCCTATACGAACTGCCTCTAGGGTTTAAAGTTACCAAGGCGTCGGCGAGCGAAGTAAAAGAGGCGCCCAAGCTTCTGGAGAGGGTAAAAGAGAAGGCACCGGGGACCTTTGAAAGGATTAAATATCTTACAGCAGACAAGGCCTACGACTCCACAGAACTAATCATCGAGCTATGGGAAGAGTATCAAATAAAGCCGGTCATAGACATAAGGAACCAATGGAAAGACGGGGAAGAAACTAAACTAATAGCGGGGCAGGAGAGCGTAGTATACGACTATAAGGGGAAAGTATACTGTTACTGTCCGGAGACGGGGATAAAGAGGGAGATGGCCTATGGAGGATTTGAGAAGGACCGGGAAACATTAAAATACCGCTGTCCGGCCAGGCATTATGGGTTAAGATGCAAGGGAATAGATAAATGTCCGGTTAAGAGCAGTATTCGGATACCCCTTAAGGAAGACCGGAGGGTGTTCACGCCGCTAGCACGTTCCAGCTACCGCTGGGAGGAACTTTACAAGAAGCGTACAGCGGTGGAGCGAGTAAACAGCCGATTAGACCAGAGTTTTGGTTTTGAGCAACACTTTATTCGAGGATTAAAGAAGATGAGTTTAACATGCGCTCTAGCGTTAGCGGTGATGCTGGCCATGGCGCTAGGGAGGATACGAGAAAAGAAAGGAGAAAACCTACGCAGTTTAGTAAAGGCAGCCTAA
- a CDS encoding polysaccharide deacetylase family protein, with product MRTLAFFLVVGLLLVGFTGCSSTQHQKGAYAVESPGDQEFQGPRGNLRKGNTRTIVLVYHNIVADASKAAGSSLTVKEFAEQMAYLYANNYQTLGLEELLTYYNGQSFPEKSVMLTFDDGYQSFYTLAYPVLKKYGFRATIFPIVGMTPGLERQIIWNEHLTFHELRTMIKESGLIDIGSHTYDLHYYREDGHPAIQRQNGESEEDYIYRITKDLRVSKDILELQTDQRVTALAWPYGLTNQTAVQIAKELGYRFLFTLQQQPLIPDTPLDRIPRYGVSSGSIKSFKEILSKGGAVN from the coding sequence TTGAGGACTTTAGCCTTCTTCCTCGTCGTGGGATTACTGTTGGTGGGTTTTACGGGGTGTAGTAGCACACAGCACCAGAAAGGAGCTTATGCCGTCGAAAGTCCTGGGGACCAAGAATTTCAGGGGCCACGAGGAAACTTAAGAAAAGGAAATACTCGAACGATAGTTCTTGTCTATCATAATATTGTGGCAGATGCTTCGAAAGCCGCCGGATCGTCCTTAACAGTAAAAGAATTCGCGGAACAGATGGCATACCTATATGCTAACAATTATCAAACATTAGGACTTGAGGAACTTTTGACTTACTATAACGGCCAGAGCTTTCCGGAAAAGAGCGTTATGCTAACCTTTGACGATGGATACCAAAGCTTTTACACGCTGGCTTATCCCGTCTTGAAGAAATACGGTTTTAGGGCTACCATATTTCCTATCGTAGGTATGACCCCGGGCTTAGAACGACAGATTATATGGAATGAACATTTAACTTTCCATGAATTGAGAACGATGATTAAAGAAAGTGGCCTAATAGACATCGGCTCCCATACCTATGACCTGCACTATTACCGGGAAGACGGTCATCCGGCAATCCAACGCCAGAATGGAGAAAGCGAAGAAGACTACATATATAGGATTACCAAAGATCTTCGAGTGAGCAAAGATATTCTAGAACTGCAAACTGACCAAAGGGTTACTGCCCTAGCTTGGCCCTATGGGTTAACAAACCAAACTGCTGTTCAAATAGCTAAGGAATTAGGTTATCGTTTTCTCTTCACTTTGCAACAGCAACCCCTTATCCCGGATACGCCCCTTGATAGAATACCGCGCTATGGCGTGTCTTCAGGATCTATTAAGAGCTTTAAGGAGATCTTGTCCAAGGGAGGCGCTGTTAATTGA
- the speD gene encoding adenosylmethionine decarboxylase: MRALGRHVLAEIYGCSFELLNDIKKVEEIMVKAALEAGAEIREVCFHKFSPQGVSGVVVISESHLAIHTWPELGYAAVDVFTCGERVNPWEACRYLTDQFKAEEVHATEIQRGIIEPRRPAVVNL; this comes from the coding sequence TTGCGCGCATTGGGCCGTCATGTGCTGGCCGAGATTTATGGTTGCAGCTTTGAACTTCTAAACGACATTAAGAAAGTCGAAGAAATCATGGTCAAAGCAGCCCTCGAAGCAGGGGCCGAGATTCGTGAAGTCTGCTTCCATAAATTTAGCCCCCAAGGCGTCAGCGGCGTGGTGGTCATTTCCGAATCCCATTTAGCCATTCATACTTGGCCGGAGCTAGGGTATGCTGCCGTGGATGTTTTCACCTGCGGGGAGAGGGTAAATCCGTGGGAGGCCTGCAGGTACCTGACCGACCAGTTTAAGGCGGAGGAAGTCCATGCCACTGAGATTCAGCGTGGCATAATAGAACCCCGCCGCCCTGCGGTCGTCAATCTTTAG
- the tatC gene encoding twin-arginine translocase subunit TatC: MEDKSMTLTEHLEELRRVLLVCLVALGISTIITYFGFRNQLLALLTQPVKDLGVSLVYITPWEAFFTSIKASILAAVFLALPVILWQIWSFILPALHRHERRLVFIIMPFSLLLFFGGIAFGYFVVLPAALRFLLVTASEGFQPLITISRYIGFLVTFVLPFGLVFQLPLVVVLLTRLGLISPQFLARNRKLALLIIFLLAALLTPTPDVVSQLLMGLPMVGLYESSIWLSFLVRRRQEKAESEGI; encoded by the coding sequence ATGGAGGACAAATCCATGACCCTTACCGAGCACTTGGAGGAATTGCGCCGGGTGCTCCTAGTCTGCCTGGTGGCCTTAGGGATATCCACCATTATCACCTATTTCGGCTTCCGTAACCAGCTCCTGGCACTGCTGACTCAGCCGGTGAAGGATTTGGGCGTGTCCTTAGTTTACATTACGCCCTGGGAGGCCTTTTTCACCTCCATCAAGGCTTCCATCTTAGCCGCCGTATTCCTGGCCTTGCCGGTTATTCTCTGGCAGATATGGAGTTTCATTTTGCCTGCTTTACACCGGCATGAAAGGCGCTTAGTCTTCATTATCATGCCCTTTTCTTTGCTCCTCTTCTTTGGGGGCATAGCTTTCGGCTACTTTGTAGTTCTGCCGGCAGCGCTCCGTTTCTTGTTGGTGACGGCCAGCGAAGGTTTTCAACCGTTGATTACCATCTCCAGGTATATCGGATTTCTGGTTACCTTTGTTCTGCCCTTCGGTTTGGTTTTTCAGCTGCCCCTGGTCGTGGTGTTGCTGACCCGGCTAGGGCTGATATCTCCCCAGTTCCTGGCGCGCAACCGGAAGCTGGCCTTGCTCATTATTTTTCTCCTGGCGGCCCTTTTAACACCTACTCCGGATGTCGTATCCCAGCTCCTCATGGGACTTCCCATGGTGGGACTCTATGAGAGCAGTATATGGCTATCTTTTCTAGTGCGCCGGAGGCAGGAAAAGGCCGAAAGCGAAGGAATATAA
- a CDS encoding Sec-independent protein translocase subunit TatA/TatB — MFGSLGVPELILILALALIIFGPGKLPEVGRALGKGIREFRKATTSITSEIEEAAKVEEPKAEAREVKQQEK, encoded by the coding sequence ATGTTTGGTAGTCTGGGAGTTCCGGAGCTCATTCTCATCCTTGCTTTGGCACTGATTATTTTCGGGCCCGGCAAGCTGCCCGAGGTGGGCCGCGCCCTGGGCAAGGGAATTCGCGAGTTTAGAAAGGCTACGACTTCCATCACCAGCGAAATTGAAGAGGCCGCCAAGGTAGAAGAACCGAAGGCGGAGGCCCGGGAGGTTAAGCAGCAGGAAAAGTAA
- the hydF gene encoding [FeFe] hydrogenase H-cluster maturation GTPase HydF, whose product MQDTPRGNRLHIALFGRRNAGKSSLINALTGQELALVSSVPGTTTDPVFKAMEILPLGPVVLIDTAGIDDAGELGELRIKKTMEVLRKTDLAVLVLDPAEGVGVYELELKRRLTEQGLPVVAVLNKIDLGGGEHLARMEEALGQRILPVSAKTRQGIEELKRELIKVAPSSFEAPHLVGDLVGPGETAILVVPIDSAAPKGRLILPQVQVLRDLLDNDAMGLVVKEGGLKEALDLIPRPKIVITDSQVFAKVAAETPPDVWLTSFSILMARYKGNLVELVKGAKGIKGLKPGDRVLIAEACTHHPQPNDIGRVQIPGWLQRYAGGALDFTWVSGGSFPEDLASYRLVVHCGGCMINRREMLYRLQVARAAGVPMVNYGVLLALAHGTLDRALEPFPAAKKEWEEA is encoded by the coding sequence GTGCAGGATACACCCCGCGGCAATAGGTTGCACATTGCCCTTTTTGGTCGGCGCAACGCGGGAAAATCCAGCTTGATCAACGCCCTTACCGGTCAAGAGCTGGCGTTAGTTTCCAGCGTTCCCGGCACCACTACCGACCCGGTCTTTAAAGCCATGGAAATTTTGCCCTTGGGACCAGTGGTGCTCATTGACACTGCCGGGATCGATGACGCAGGAGAGCTGGGAGAGCTGCGCATTAAGAAAACTATGGAGGTGCTGCGCAAAACGGACCTGGCCGTTCTGGTGCTGGATCCCGCGGAAGGGGTGGGGGTTTATGAATTGGAGCTCAAACGCCGTTTAACCGAGCAAGGGCTGCCAGTGGTGGCGGTCTTGAATAAAATCGATCTCGGAGGTGGAGAACACCTTGCCCGCATGGAAGAGGCCCTGGGCCAGCGGATACTTCCGGTCAGCGCGAAAACCCGCCAGGGCATTGAAGAGTTAAAGCGGGAACTTATAAAGGTCGCTCCGTCCTCTTTTGAAGCTCCCCACCTAGTGGGCGACCTGGTGGGGCCGGGCGAAACGGCCATCTTGGTGGTCCCCATAGATTCCGCTGCCCCCAAAGGGAGGCTGATACTGCCCCAGGTGCAGGTACTGCGGGATCTCCTGGATAACGATGCCATGGGCCTGGTGGTGAAAGAAGGGGGCCTTAAGGAGGCCTTAGACCTGATACCCCGGCCCAAAATAGTGATTACCGATTCCCAGGTTTTTGCCAAGGTGGCCGCCGAGACGCCCCCTGATGTCTGGTTGACATCCTTTTCCATCCTGATGGCCCGCTACAAGGGGAACCTGGTAGAACTCGTTAAGGGAGCCAAAGGGATTAAGGGTTTAAAGCCGGGGGACCGGGTATTGATAGCCGAGGCCTGTACCCACCATCCTCAACCCAACGATATCGGTAGAGTTCAGATACCGGGTTGGCTACAACGCTATGCGGGCGGTGCCTTGGATTTCACCTGGGTTTCCGGGGGGAGTTTTCCCGAGGACCTGGCAAGTTATAGACTGGTCGTTCACTGCGGGGGTTGCATGATCAATCGCCGGGAAATGCTCTACCGCCTGCAGGTGGCCCGGGCGGCCGGGGTGCCCATGGTTAATTATGGAGTACTGCTGGCCCTTGCCCACGGGACCCTGGACCGGGCCCTGGAGCCCTTTCCCGCTGCCAAGAAGGAATGGGAGGAAGCATAA
- a CDS encoding YkgJ family cysteine cluster protein, with the protein METIEVRPWRVNGKGGYDLVITSPLATVDDYIRAMGRVEELDIYRSYRSGRGDCQSCPHCCGGRLPLTLRDVLVLRDGLQALTGKLVNLRDLIANYCTVQKMGPALDITLRTDGEGYCIFLSPTDNSCRLYRYRPLVCRTFYCCPATRRAGELRSAVINGGEDELVYFWQTGKLPVPRIYLRNLCSPALWKALRGR; encoded by the coding sequence GTGGAAACGATTGAAGTGCGGCCCTGGCGGGTTAACGGTAAAGGAGGGTACGACTTAGTCATTACCTCGCCCCTGGCTACCGTAGATGACTATATCCGGGCAATGGGCAGGGTTGAAGAGCTTGATATTTACAGGTCCTACCGGTCCGGCAGGGGTGACTGCCAGAGCTGCCCCCATTGCTGCGGCGGGCGCTTGCCGTTGACTCTGCGTGACGTCTTGGTGCTGCGCGACGGGCTCCAAGCCCTGACGGGTAAGCTGGTAAACCTGCGGGACTTAATTGCCAACTATTGTACGGTACAGAAAATGGGCCCCGCCCTGGATATAACGCTGCGGACGGACGGGGAGGGTTACTGCATTTTCCTGTCGCCGACAGACAACTCGTGCCGCCTCTACCGTTACCGCCCCCTGGTCTGTCGCACCTTTTATTGCTGCCCGGCCACCCGGCGGGCCGGGGAGCTGCGCTCGGCCGTCATCAATGGTGGCGAAGATGAGCTGGTCTATTTCTGGCAAACCGGGAAGTTGCCCGTTCCGCGGATTTATTTAAGGAATCTTTGTTCTCCTGCATTGTGGAAAGCCTTGAGGGGGAGGTAG
- a CDS encoding methylglyoxal synthase, giving the protein MRIALIAHDRKKDELVDFVKQNHDFFARHRLIATGTTGARIEERTGLRVHRVLSGPLGGDQHIGSLVARRRVDLVIFLRDPLTPQPHEPDINALLRICDVHNVPAATNLATASMILHHLRQTL; this is encoded by the coding sequence TTGCGCATTGCCCTCATCGCCCATGATCGAAAGAAAGATGAACTGGTGGACTTTGTGAAGCAAAACCACGATTTCTTTGCTCGACACCGCCTGATAGCCACGGGTACCACCGGTGCCAGAATAGAAGAGCGTACCGGTTTGAGGGTACACCGTGTGTTGTCCGGCCCCCTGGGGGGCGACCAGCACATCGGATCCCTGGTGGCCCGGCGGCGAGTGGATCTGGTGATATTCTTGCGCGATCCCTTAACGCCCCAGCCCCACGAGCCGGACATTAATGCCCTCTTGCGCATTTGTGACGTACATAATGTGCCGGCAGCTACCAACCTGGCAACGGCCTCCATGATTTTGCATCATTTGCGCCAAACCCTCTGA
- a CDS encoding LysM peptidoglycan-binding domain-containing protein, which produces MTEAQHVPHCPGGITYIVQSGDTMFNIAARFGISLDDLIEANPHIADPDLIFPGQILCVPLKDRKACPHGFIYVVRPGDTLFEIARRFGVSVERIVAANPQITDPNVIFPGQRICIPLFPGIPRRCQAFVLYGTEHAPYAKGMGMADWDHKVVSLLVWDLPEPHKCGIDRYAVWVRYKETDDFITDDLFMGGPGMMYCHHRLRDNPVRLTALPFLVVGVRSPFRLGPVFVGGILPVVW; this is translated from the coding sequence ATGACGGAGGCCCAACATGTGCCGCATTGCCCCGGGGGCATTACCTATATCGTCCAGAGCGGGGACACTATGTTTAATATTGCCGCACGGTTCGGCATTTCCCTGGACGACTTAATAGAGGCCAATCCCCACATTGCCGATCCGGACCTCATATTCCCGGGCCAGATATTATGTGTGCCGCTTAAGGATAGGAAGGCCTGTCCCCACGGATTTATCTATGTTGTGCGGCCGGGTGACACTCTATTTGAAATAGCCCGGCGCTTTGGGGTGAGTGTAGAGAGAATTGTAGCCGCCAATCCGCAGATAACGGATCCCAATGTAATCTTTCCCGGCCAGCGGATATGCATACCCTTGTTCCCCGGCATACCCCGGCGGTGTCAGGCCTTTGTTTTATACGGTACCGAACACGCCCCCTATGCCAAGGGCATGGGCATGGCCGACTGGGACCACAAGGTAGTAAGCCTGCTGGTCTGGGATCTCCCGGAACCCCACAAGTGTGGTATAGACAGGTATGCGGTTTGGGTGAGGTACAAGGAAACCGACGATTTTATCACCGACGATTTGTTTATGGGCGGACCGGGCATGATGTACTGCCACCACCGCCTCCGTGACAATCCGGTGCGGCTAACCGCCCTCCCGTTCCTTGTGGTCGGCGTAAGATCGCCCTTCCGGCTGGGGCCCGTGTTTGTCGGGGGAATCCTGCCGGTGGTTTGGTAA
- a CDS encoding M55 family metallopeptidase, whose translation MRIYISVDMEGLSGVVSWSQVEVQGGEEYRRSCRLLAAEVNAAASGALAAGATAILVNDAHNHMRNLWGEALLPRVQLISGSAKGLGMMEGIDRTFQAAFFLGYHARAGSPGILAHTCNETILSCRINGQEMGETGLNALVAGYYGVPVAFLSGDNIVAVEAKKLLGNLEIVIVKEARGSQAARCLAPAVAREKIKAAAGRAVKNVTSYKPLKPPRPAVLEVEFKETGQAEMARLVPGSRRRSPRVVVYEHNDYLNVYRAFRAMAGLAKHSP comes from the coding sequence TTGCGCATCTACATATCTGTGGATATGGAAGGGCTGAGCGGAGTGGTGTCCTGGAGCCAGGTGGAGGTGCAAGGAGGGGAAGAGTACCGGCGCTCCTGCCGGCTCCTGGCAGCCGAAGTCAATGCGGCAGCCAGCGGAGCCCTGGCCGCCGGTGCCACCGCAATCCTCGTCAACGACGCCCACAACCACATGCGAAACCTTTGGGGCGAGGCGCTACTGCCCAGGGTACAACTCATATCGGGTTCCGCCAAGGGCCTGGGAATGATGGAAGGAATAGACCGCACTTTCCAGGCTGCCTTCTTTCTGGGATATCATGCCCGGGCAGGCAGTCCCGGCATTTTGGCCCACACCTGCAACGAAACCATCCTCAGCTGCCGGATTAACGGGCAGGAAATGGGGGAGACCGGACTAAATGCCCTGGTAGCTGGCTATTACGGCGTGCCAGTAGCCTTTCTGTCCGGAGATAACATTGTGGCCGTTGAAGCCAAGAAACTCCTGGGGAACCTGGAAATAGTTATTGTTAAAGAAGCCAGGGGATCCCAGGCCGCCCGGTGCCTGGCACCGGCTGTGGCCAGGGAAAAAATAAAGGCCGCTGCCGGCAGGGCGGTGAAGAACGTAACCAGTTACAAACCCTTAAAGCCCCCGCGGCCGGCGGTTTTGGAGGTCGAGTTCAAAGAAACGGGCCAGGCGGAGATGGCCCGCTTAGTCCCGGGAAGCAGGCGGCGTAGCCCCCGGGTGGTGGTCTATGAGCATAACGATTATCTTAATGTTTACCGGGCTTTCCGGGCCATGGCGGGGCTGGCTAAGCATTCCCCTTGA
- a CDS encoding DUF3006 domain-containing protein — translation MVKKQPPLVIERLEGELAFIKYHDCTFNLPRALLPRAAREGDVVKIAVVLQTPARTTASKGKDLKGNA, via the coding sequence ATGGTAAAAAAACAGCCCCCTTTAGTTATCGAGCGGTTAGAAGGCGAATTGGCCTTCATTAAATACCACGACTGCACCTTTAACCTGCCCCGGGCACTGCTTCCTCGGGCCGCCCGGGAAGGCGACGTGGTAAAAATCGCCGTGGTCCTGCAGACTCCGGCTAGAACTACGGCTTCTAAAGGCAAGGACCTCAAGGGGAATGCTTAG